The region TCTATAAGCTATTCCAAAAATCGCGAAAACAGTACCTATTAAATATGCAATTAATGCAGGATCAAAATTTTGCAGGTTTCTTGATCCAATAAGCACCAAAACAACAGTAAGCACCGCTGCAATAGTTGCCTTTATTAAGGCCAGCCGGTTTAAGGTTTTAAAAAGTCTGTACATAATTATATAGGCTTTAACAATTGTTAGAATCGAGGGTGTTATAAATATATATATTTTACAATGCTTTCCTCAAGCATATTTAGTTAATTCCAAATAATTTAAACTTAGTCTAAATTATCATGGTATTACAGTTCTGATTTTTAATTAATAAAAACAAACCACACATTTTTAATAAACTTCTTGATTTTCGGAAGACGAAATTGAGGAATACTGCCAGAGCAAAATATGATATATATCAGATTTTCGTTTTAACTTCTTATTTAGATTCAACCCATATAAGAATATGACTGGAACTAAACTATCTATTCCATCTCTAATTTATAATTTCAGTATTCACAATTTTGCATAAAGAAAATTAACACTCAATTCCAGATCCAGCCCTGTCATAATACCACCAGTTAAGGACCAGACAAATAACATAATAAACTCCAAACCCGTAAAGAGCAAATTCGGGAGTTCCCATTTGAATTTGTTCTCCAAATACCTGTGGAATTATAAATGCCCCATAAGCTGCAATGGCAGAAGTCCAACCCAGTACCGGACCTGCTTTTTCTTTGCTAAAAATATAAGGAATACTTCTAAAAGTAGAGCCGTTTCCAATTCCTGTAGTTACAAATAGCACCATAAAAGAGGCGAAGAAAGGCCACCAGTAGGCTTCTGGGGTAGCACTATCCCTGGCCTGAATTACAAAATATGCTACGGCTAATGTTGCAATAACCGTAACCAGTGTACTATAGGAAGTTACCCTGGAACCGCTATTAATTTTATCTGATAACCAACCTCCAATAGGTCTTACAAGTGCTCCCAACATGGGCCCTATAAAAACCCAGGTAAGGAAATCTGGAGCATTAGGATTTACATACTGCGGGTTGGCAGGGTCGGTATAAACAAAGATATCCTGACACAGTTTAGGAAAAGCAGCAGAAAATCCTATAAAAGAACCAAAGGTCATGGTATATATAATAGTCATGATCCAGTTATGCTTATCGTTAAGAATAGAAAATTGTTTACCAAGGCTCTGCTTAATATCCCCAGGACTAAGATATTTCATAAGAAGCAGCGCAAGAATTACCACTACAGGCAATACAATCCACATGTTAATTTCAAGTCCTACCAGTAAATATGAACCTATCGCAGCAGCCACAAGCCCAATACCGACCATAAAAAGAGTTTTTAATATTCCTTGAAAAGTAGTGGGGAGTTTAGGAGTTCCTGTAATTACATTGTTCATCCCAAAAAAGGCAGCTACTGCTGCAATCACAATAGGAATCCATATCCACCCGGCATTTTGAAGACCGGCAAGAGGTTGGTTTTCTATTACTTCACCTCCACTTCCAGCTGCAGAAAAAAGAAAGATTCCTATAACAAAGGGAATCATTTTTTGCATAATTCCAACCCCGAGATTTCCTATTCCCGCGTTCAGGCCAAGAGAAGTACCCTGAATTCTTTTCGGAAAGAAATAACTAATATTACTCATAGAAGATGCGAAATTCCCTCCTCCAAAACCCGATAAAAGGGCAAGTATGGCAAAAGTAAGATATGGTGTACTTTGATCTGAAAGCGCATATCCCACTCCAAAAGCAGGTATCAACAAAAAGGTAGTTGTAGTAAACACCACGTTACGACCTCCTCCCAGGGCAATAAGAAAAGAATTAGGAATTCTAAGCGTTGCCCCAGCGAGACCTGCAATTGCCGGTAATGTGTAATATAAATTATTGATAACTGCCAGTTGTTCTTTGACCATTTCTTCAGACATATCTGGAGTGATCAATCCAAAATGGAAATTAAATTCTTTCATTTTGGTAGTAATAATACTCCACATCATCCAAACCGCGAAGGAGAGCAATAATGCAGGAATAGAGAGCCACAGGTTTCTGTATGCTATTTTCTTGCCTTTTTTCTCCCAAAACTCGGGATCTTCAACATTCCATTCTTCCAGGTTAGTTTTCATAACATTCAGGGTTTAGTCAATATTTTTCTCGTTCTTAGATTCAATTTGGCGCATCAATTTTGGTTGTTTTTTATGCATCATCTTCTGTATAGTTCTATGCATCCACCAAAGACAAATTACAGTGAGTACCAGGGTAAACATCCAGGCACTGGTCCACAGCCCCGTTCCGTCTAATAAATATCCGAAGATAATTGGGCACACAAAACCACCCAAACCACCAAGTACTCCTACCATTCCTCCTACTACACCTACTTCATCTGGAAAATATTCAGGGATATGTTTATAAACTGCTGCTTTACCTACTCCCCAAATACTACCAAGGATAATAACCAGGAAAGTAAATACCCAAACATTCGCCTGGAAAAAGATCTTTGTTTCCCCGCTGGCGAGTAACTCTCTCTTTTTTACCTGTTGTCCCTCCTGTACCACAGGCTCCTGCCAGGTTTCTTTTTTAGGAAATACAAAAGCCCCTTCGGCTTCTTCAAAATCTGTCTCATTTTTAGGAATTAAATCGTACTCAATTCCGGCAACGGTAATTTTTGTTTCAGAAACTTCTGTAACTTCTCCAGCCTGTTTGGCCATTATTCCGTTTCCGGGGGAGTATATCTCCATTTTTGGAAAAATTAATAAAAGGCTAATTGCAAGAGAAGTTCCTAAAACCCAGTACATCACTTTACGAGCACCCCATTTATCTGACATCCAACCGCCAAGAGCCCTAATTATCCCGGAAGGAAAACTAAAAGCTGCCGCCAGAATACCGGCTGTCACCAATGGGAGATAATATACATTTACATAATAAGGAACCAGCCATTGGGAGAAAGCCACAAAACAACCAAAAACCAGGAAGTAATAAAGGCCAAATCGCCAAACTCTTATACTTTTAAGTGGCTGCATAAGTTTCTTTATAGTACGCTGTGTATCGGGTTTTTTATTTTTTGCAAAGACCACAAAAATAATTGCCATAATAACCAGGATGGCGGCATAGATTACGGGAAGAATTCTCCAATTCTCTATATCTGTCCCGTTATTAGTTAAATTTTGAAGAATTGTTGGCGCAAATAATGTGGTTAAAGCAGCTCCGGCATTTCCAGCTCCAAAAATACCCAGCGCACGGCCCTGCCAGTCCTTTTCATACCATACAGAAGTATATGCGATACCCACCGCGAAACCGGCTCCAGTTAGACCATAACCAAAACTGCATAAAGCAAATCCAAGAAAAGAATCTACATATTGTAGTAAAAACATAGGAATTG is a window of Salegentibacter salegens DNA encoding:
- a CDS encoding MFS transporter, with amino-acid sequence MKTNLEEWNVEDPEFWEKKGKKIAYRNLWLSIPALLLSFAVWMMWSIITTKMKEFNFHFGLITPDMSEEMVKEQLAVINNLYYTLPAIAGLAGATLRIPNSFLIALGGGRNVVFTTTTFLLIPAFGVGYALSDQSTPYLTFAILALLSGFGGGNFASSMSNISYFFPKRIQGTSLGLNAGIGNLGVGIMQKMIPFVIGIFLFSAAGSGGEVIENQPLAGLQNAGWIWIPIVIAAVAAFFGMNNVITGTPKLPTTFQGILKTLFMVGIGLVAAAIGSYLLVGLEINMWIVLPVVVILALLLMKYLSPGDIKQSLGKQFSILNDKHNWIMTIIYTMTFGSFIGFSAAFPKLCQDIFVYTDPANPQYVNPNAPDFLTWVFIGPMLGALVRPIGGWLSDKINSGSRVTSYSTLVTVIATLAVAYFVIQARDSATPEAYWWPFFASFMVLFVTTGIGNGSTFRSIPYIFSKEKAGPVLGWTSAIAAYGAFIIPQVFGEQIQMGTPEFALYGFGVYYVICLVLNWWYYDRAGSGIEC
- a CDS encoding MFS transporter, coding for MSKPSSTSHRMLFLNTLAFTICFAVWMFNGVTVTFLVDNGAYDWSSVQIGWLLGIPVLTGALFRLPLGIMTDKYGGKWVFGGLLVVSAIPMFLLQYVDSFLGFALCSFGYGLTGAGFAVGIAYTSVWYEKDWQGRALGIFGAGNAGAALTTLFAPTILQNLTNNGTDIENWRILPVIYAAILVIMAIIFVVFAKNKKPDTQRTIKKLMQPLKSIRVWRFGLYYFLVFGCFVAFSQWLVPYYVNVYYLPLVTAGILAAAFSFPSGIIRALGGWMSDKWGARKVMYWVLGTSLAISLLLIFPKMEIYSPGNGIMAKQAGEVTEVSETKITVAGIEYDLIPKNETDFEEAEGAFVFPKKETWQEPVVQEGQQVKKRELLASGETKIFFQANVWVFTFLVIILGSIWGVGKAAVYKHIPEYFPDEVGVVGGMVGVLGGLGGFVCPIIFGYLLDGTGLWTSAWMFTLVLTVICLWWMHRTIQKMMHKKQPKLMRQIESKNEKNID